The proteins below come from a single uncultured Carboxylicivirga sp. genomic window:
- a CDS encoding YccF domain-containing protein yields the protein MSFLGNIIWLIFGGFMIAIEYFLSSLVLMLTIVGIPFGLQTMKLGILALWPFGTQVGYNPQASGCLSTIMNVIWLIFGGFIIALTHVFWGIVLAITIIGIPFARQHFKLAGVALTPFGRTIN from the coding sequence ATGTCATTTTTAGGAAATATAATTTGGTTGATATTTGGCGGCTTTATGATCGCCATCGAATACTTTTTAAGTAGCTTAGTTCTGATGCTTACCATTGTTGGCATTCCATTTGGCTTACAAACCATGAAGTTAGGAATACTAGCTCTATGGCCATTTGGTACTCAGGTAGGATACAATCCTCAGGCATCTGGTTGCTTAAGTACTATAATGAATGTAATCTGGCTAATTTTCGGTGGTTTTATCATTGCACTTACCCACGTTTTTTGGGGAATTGTATTGGCAATTACCATAATTGGGATTCCTTTTGCACGCCAACATTTTAAACTGGCTGGTGTAGCCCTTACTCCTTTTGGAAGAACGATCAATTAA
- a CDS encoding DUF4252 domain-containing protein produces the protein MKTITFFTIALLSLNISIQAQSRPSDRLFEKMALKKGITMLSFSQEMLNAIDMNLDSDDGTNDSKVTGDLNEVKVVIYKAPENEESMDFRGEALRYLPLSKFRKIDTEEYDIDNENGTVDIRVNGSGRKIKECHILFQGETNGVLLSFFGNFKVEDVKEMASKLENYK, from the coding sequence ATGAAAACAATAACATTTTTTACCATAGCACTATTAAGCCTGAATATTTCCATACAGGCACAAAGCAGACCTTCTGACCGTTTATTTGAAAAAATGGCTTTGAAAAAAGGTATAACCATGCTTTCTTTCTCGCAAGAGATGCTGAATGCCATCGATATGAATCTGGATAGTGATGATGGTACTAACGACAGTAAAGTTACAGGAGACCTAAACGAAGTAAAAGTAGTTATTTACAAAGCACCCGAAAATGAAGAGTCCATGGATTTCAGAGGAGAAGCTTTACGCTACCTTCCATTAAGTAAATTCCGTAAGATCGACACCGAAGAGTATGATATAGATAACGAAAATGGAACCGTTGACATACGTGTAAATGGTTCGGGCAGAAAAATTAAAGAATGCCATATACTATTTCAAGGTGAAACAAATGGAGTTTTACTTTCATTCTTTGGCAACTTTAAAGTAGAGGATGTGAAAGAGATGGCAAGCAAACTGGAGAATTACAAATAG
- a CDS encoding PspC domain-containing protein has product MNKTININLDGRVFQIEEDAYAKLKKYLDTIKSRLGKNEEAQEILDDIEARIAELFIFKSGQSNITLSLVEEIIETIGEPSDIVDEDESEEPKKESEQYYSAPPPYYTRKGLYRSREDRVFAGVCGGLGAYVDIDPVVFRVIAVVTTLLSVGAVPLIYIVLWIAMPEARTIEQRLRMRGGVTFKDMGDNIKNEYNSVSDKFKSYKKSQGYKNMQQRMNKSGDTMANVLNSVLRVVGIILGIGIVIFSVLFIMTLTGVLVLKDAMPGLAHSNSNLVITTLPYHLFSHLDQLLFSIAAGLLILVPFFIILYLGLKLIFQFKSNGKVIGMLALGLWLAGLVLLFFTGLKVVKSFEEKGTITETHQLQETSAETVYLKLGNDDRNFGNKEYLFEINNLELSALNDKLIIEGEPTINVNKGDKFEVSITKTARGMNEDDAEFNAQTTEYYWAQNDSVIYLDRTYVVGDEALARKQEVSINIEIPYNKKLIVSPYLDRFINYNFDSEK; this is encoded by the coding sequence ATGAATAAAACAATCAATATAAATCTCGATGGTAGGGTGTTTCAAATTGAAGAAGATGCCTACGCAAAGCTCAAAAAATACCTCGATACTATCAAATCTCGTTTAGGCAAAAACGAAGAAGCTCAGGAAATACTAGACGACATTGAAGCCAGAATTGCTGAACTTTTCATCTTTAAAAGTGGACAAAGCAACATCACACTTTCTTTGGTCGAAGAAATTATAGAAACCATTGGTGAGCCATCTGATATTGTAGATGAAGATGAATCCGAAGAACCAAAAAAAGAATCGGAACAATACTATTCTGCACCTCCTCCATATTATACACGAAAAGGTCTTTACCGAAGCCGAGAAGACAGAGTATTTGCAGGCGTTTGCGGAGGACTGGGAGCTTACGTTGATATTGATCCGGTTGTATTCAGAGTAATTGCTGTAGTTACCACATTATTATCTGTTGGAGCCGTACCTTTAATATACATTGTGCTATGGATAGCGATGCCCGAAGCCCGAACCATTGAGCAACGTTTACGAATGCGTGGTGGTGTAACATTTAAGGATATGGGGGATAATATCAAAAATGAATACAATTCGGTATCCGATAAGTTTAAATCATACAAGAAATCACAGGGCTATAAAAACATGCAACAACGCATGAATAAATCGGGTGACACCATGGCCAATGTTTTGAACTCCGTACTACGAGTAGTTGGAATTATCTTAGGAATTGGCATCGTAATATTCAGTGTTTTATTCATCATGACATTAACAGGTGTATTAGTTCTAAAAGATGCCATGCCCGGTTTAGCGCACTCTAATAGCAACTTAGTTATTACCACATTACCTTATCATTTGTTTTCTCATCTCGATCAATTACTATTTAGTATCGCTGCCGGGTTATTAATTCTGGTACCATTTTTCATCATTCTATATCTGGGACTTAAATTAATTTTCCAATTTAAATCCAACGGCAAAGTAATTGGAATGTTAGCACTGGGCCTTTGGCTAGCAGGGCTTGTTCTACTCTTCTTTACCGGACTTAAAGTGGTGAAGAGTTTTGAAGAAAAAGGTACTATTACCGAAACACATCAACTGCAAGAAACTTCGGCTGAGACTGTTTATCTAAAACTTGGCAATGATGATCGTAATTTCGGAAACAAAGAGTATTTATTCGAAATCAACAATCTTGAATTATCTGCTTTGAACGACAAATTAATTATTGAAGGAGAACCAACAATAAACGTTAACAAAGGTGATAAGTTTGAGGTTAGCATTACCAAAACTGCACGGGGGATGAATGAAGATGATGCAGAATTTAATGCCCAAACTACTGAATATTATTGGGCTCAAAACGATTCGGTTATCTATTTAGATCGAACTTATGTAGTTGGCGACGAAGCGCTGGCCCGCAAACAGGAGGTCTCTATCAATATTGAAATACCCTACAATAAAAAGCTAATTGTTAGTCCTTACCTCGATCGATTTATCAACTACAACTTTGATTCTGAGAAATAA
- a CDS encoding PspC domain-containing protein, translating into MNKTITTNINGRQFFIDEDAYARLSTYLKNIEKSFKNQESGDEIIKDIEARIAELFEEKINRQTDVVTINMVENMISIMGEPEDMTDEEEEKQSKSRPTSTALVKPSKRFYRDIDNRILGGVCAGIAAYFGIDSIIVRIIALILIPFTSGVIILIYLVLWMALPPAITTAQKLEMRGMHITINTIEESIKNEYDEVKKNFKNFKHTDTYKKGENFFSRFSKSEKTTFIIIAFVLSIFAFSRFHFDPYIFHAPFAAFSSLTHGIAPTFNHIFFPGALPIVLVLLIVGLVFKAVFKIILYIIAFLLLGGLILKAIFWMFGGFIIMT; encoded by the coding sequence ATGAATAAAACAATAACCACAAATATAAACGGTCGTCAGTTTTTTATCGACGAAGATGCTTATGCCCGATTAAGCACCTATTTAAAAAACATCGAAAAAAGTTTTAAAAATCAAGAGAGCGGCGATGAAATCATTAAAGACATTGAAGCGCGTATTGCTGAACTTTTTGAAGAAAAGATCAATCGTCAAACAGATGTAGTTACCATTAACATGGTTGAAAATATGATTTCAATTATGGGTGAACCTGAAGATATGACCGATGAAGAAGAAGAAAAGCAATCGAAAAGCCGTCCAACATCTACAGCATTAGTTAAACCAAGTAAACGTTTCTATAGGGATATAGACAATCGTATTTTAGGAGGAGTATGTGCGGGCATTGCAGCCTACTTCGGAATAGACAGTATTATTGTACGAATAATTGCTTTAATTCTGATTCCTTTTACATCAGGTGTAATCATTCTAATTTATTTGGTATTGTGGATGGCTTTACCACCTGCCATTACAACGGCTCAAAAATTAGAGATGCGCGGCATGCACATTACTATCAATACAATTGAAGAATCAATCAAGAATGAATACGATGAAGTAAAAAAGAACTTCAAAAATTTTAAGCATACCGACACCTATAAAAAAGGCGAGAATTTTTTTAGTCGCTTTTCAAAATCCGAAAAAACAACTTTCATCATTATTGCATTTGTATTGAGCATCTTTGCCTTTAGCAGATTTCATTTCGATCCATATATATTCCATGCACCATTTGCTGCTTTTTCATCCCTAACACATGGTATCGCACCTACATTCAACCACATCTTTTTTCCAGGAGCATTACCTATTGTTTTGGTACTATTAATAGTAGGTCTTGTTTTTAAAGCTGTTTTCAAGATAATACTATACATCATCGCCTTTTTACTACTTGGTGGGCTCATTTTAAAAGCAATTTTTTGGATGTTCGGAGGATTTATCATAATGACATAA
- a CDS encoding PadR family transcriptional regulator, whose amino-acid sequence MNVENIKAQMRKGVLEYCILSILANNDAYASDIINTLKEAKMIVVEGTLYPLLTRLKNAKLLSYRWEESTQGPPRKYYALTEDGKTFLNEMDSSWKELVNAVELIHQPQ is encoded by the coding sequence ATGAATGTAGAAAATATAAAAGCCCAAATGCGAAAAGGAGTGCTCGAATATTGCATCCTTTCAATATTGGCCAATAACGATGCTTATGCTTCAGACATCATCAACACCCTTAAAGAGGCTAAGATGATTGTTGTTGAAGGCACCTTATATCCTTTGCTAACGCGATTAAAAAATGCAAAATTATTAAGTTATCGCTGGGAAGAATCGACACAAGGACCTCCAAGAAAATATTATGCATTAACCGAAGATGGAAAAACATTCTTAAACGAAATGGATTCATCCTGGAAAGAATTGGTAAATGCTGTAGAATTAATTCACCAACCCCAATAA
- a CDS encoding YqaA family protein produces MREIIFIHLPQIELVYMFESGYLALFLASFLAATVVPFSSEALLSGMLATGYDLYWSLALATLGNWLGGLSSYYIGWLGKTEWIEKYLRIKHEQIVKTQNKIAGKELWISFFCWLPGVGDVIAVLLGLLKVNVWNAAIGMLLGKLVRYVVWALLTLKVIDLF; encoded by the coding sequence ATGAGGGAAATAATTTTTATACATTTGCCCCAAATTGAGTTAGTTTACATGTTTGAATCGGGATATTTAGCACTTTTTTTAGCGTCGTTTTTGGCAGCAACGGTTGTTCCGTTTAGTTCCGAAGCCTTATTGTCGGGTATGTTGGCAACAGGTTATGACTTATATTGGAGTTTGGCATTGGCAACACTTGGCAATTGGTTGGGAGGATTGAGCTCATACTATATTGGCTGGTTGGGAAAAACCGAGTGGATTGAAAAATACCTGAGAATAAAACATGAGCAGATAGTAAAAACTCAAAATAAGATTGCGGGTAAGGAGTTGTGGATTTCATTCTTTTGCTGGTTGCCTGGTGTGGGCGACGTTATTGCTGTTCTTCTGGGCTTATTAAAGGTGAATGTTTGGAATGCAGCTATTGGAATGTTGCTGGGTAAATTGGTTCGTTATGTGGTTTGGGCTTTATTGACTCTTAAGGTTATTGATCTCTTTTGA
- a CDS encoding glycoside hydrolase family 97 catalytic domain-containing protein has product MLCLSLQAQNKTISNPTNQLDTIYHDDVKVVMYSILKSTASTSHDYQLFSPDGNIELGVNIAVDQISYTVSKGASSILEPSILDLSISNGKLVSGVEILNVVNQNENEVIHFPYGERNTFENNYHEIVFNLKNKNGVYFNLRFRAYNQGIAFCFNFPESSSYNQLYINGETTQFSFATSLTAYAEPYNENGYTPKSVNSISRTLIPLTLTGSALSVCINEANNDHYARIGLKSVGNNTLQSIYLGSNKICDVPFSCPWRYMVIGEQPKDLIENKQMVYGLVEQSEENTSWIKPGKVYRCMQLTTEGAKNAIDFCDNMHFQYMMFDAGWYGLGYGQSRERDPSSDPTDVVDEINMEEVCAYAESKNIGVILYINKVGWNYYNNQTMLDLYASWGIKGIKLGFMDGYSATGVRQVYNIIKGAAKRNILVNVHDEFRFAGTNMKYPNLLTAEGIKGNESRSNTGDHTSLLPFTRFLSGAADYTFCFKGNDNKPTGLGTKKGHQLAISILFYSPLQHIFWYSLPTVYSVPVEVELFKEIPTVWDDYTVAAAHMGDYISMARQKGDVWYLASINDNISREFIVPLDFLDDQTNYAVTVYGDTDDDSIEKIKTTTDHMWSDGIITQEGLHVSLMASGGQVCKFEPKPSTGINDIKADSRFKVFPNPSNGIIKISDNTNGQLVSVTVVSVDGLKMYERKNVLLLEDGVIDLSMLKDGCYVLSIGTSNHVESHKIIISK; this is encoded by the coding sequence TTGCTGTGTTTATCTCTGCAAGCTCAAAATAAAACGATAAGTAATCCTACAAATCAATTAGATACCATTTATCATGATGATGTAAAAGTGGTAATGTATTCAATTTTAAAAAGTACTGCATCAACTAGTCATGATTATCAATTGTTTTCACCCGATGGTAATATTGAGTTGGGTGTTAATATTGCAGTTGATCAGATAAGCTATACGGTTTCAAAGGGTGCTTCTTCAATTCTTGAGCCTTCCATATTGGATTTGAGTATAAGTAATGGAAAGTTGGTGTCTGGGGTTGAAATCCTAAATGTGGTTAATCAGAATGAAAACGAGGTAATTCATTTTCCTTATGGAGAACGAAATACTTTTGAAAATAACTATCATGAAATTGTTTTCAATCTAAAGAACAAAAATGGCGTCTATTTCAATCTACGATTTCGAGCCTACAATCAAGGAATAGCTTTCTGTTTCAATTTTCCCGAGTCTTCTTCTTACAATCAATTATATATTAATGGCGAAACTACTCAGTTTTCGTTTGCAACTTCGTTAACTGCCTATGCTGAGCCCTATAACGAAAATGGCTATACACCAAAATCGGTTAATTCTATTTCTAGAACTTTAATTCCGTTAACACTCACAGGTAGTGCTTTAAGTGTATGTATAAATGAGGCTAATAATGATCATTATGCTCGAATCGGTTTGAAAAGTGTTGGTAATAATACTCTCCAATCTATTTATTTAGGAAGTAATAAGATTTGTGATGTGCCTTTTTCGTGTCCTTGGCGATATATGGTGATTGGTGAACAACCAAAAGATCTGATCGAAAATAAGCAGATGGTTTACGGATTGGTTGAACAATCGGAGGAAAATACGAGTTGGATAAAGCCTGGTAAAGTTTATAGATGTATGCAATTAACCACAGAAGGAGCAAAGAATGCAATTGATTTTTGCGATAATATGCATTTTCAATATATGATGTTCGATGCAGGATGGTATGGGTTGGGTTATGGTCAATCGAGGGAGCGTGATCCTAGTTCAGATCCAACTGATGTTGTTGATGAGATAAATATGGAAGAGGTTTGTGCATATGCAGAATCGAAAAATATTGGTGTGATTTTATACATAAATAAAGTCGGATGGAATTATTACAATAATCAAACAATGCTTGATTTGTATGCCAGTTGGGGAATTAAAGGAATTAAGTTAGGTTTCATGGATGGATATTCTGCTACAGGTGTCAGACAAGTTTATAATATTATTAAAGGGGCTGCTAAAAGAAATATATTGGTTAATGTTCATGATGAGTTCAGATTTGCTGGCACCAACATGAAATATCCTAATTTACTAACGGCTGAAGGTATTAAAGGGAATGAATCGAGAAGTAATACAGGCGATCATACATCTTTGCTGCCATTTACCCGTTTTTTATCTGGTGCTGCCGATTATACTTTCTGTTTTAAAGGTAATGATAATAAACCTACCGGTTTAGGTACTAAAAAAGGACATCAGTTGGCGATAAGTATATTGTTTTATAGTCCATTGCAACATATTTTCTGGTATTCTCTTCCTACTGTTTATTCTGTGCCGGTTGAAGTTGAATTATTTAAAGAGATTCCTACTGTTTGGGATGATTATACTGTTGCTGCAGCCCATATGGGGGACTATATTTCTATGGCACGACAAAAGGGTGATGTTTGGTATTTAGCTAGTATTAATGATAATATAAGTAGAGAATTTATAGTGCCTTTAGATTTTTTGGATGACCAAACCAATTATGCCGTTACTGTGTATGGAGATACAGATGATGACTCTATAGAAAAAATAAAAACTACAACTGATCATATGTGGAGTGATGGTATAATCACACAAGAAGGATTACATGTGTCGTTAATGGCTAGTGGAGGTCAGGTATGTAAGTTTGAACCAAAACCATCGACTGGAATAAACGATATTAAAGCAGATTCAAGATTTAAAGTGTTTCCGAATCCTTCAAATGGAATAATTAAGATTTCGGACAATACGAATGGGCAAT